Proteins encoded together in one Toxoplasma gondii ME49 unplaced genomic scaffold asmbl.49, whole genome shotgun sequence window:
- a CDS encoding hypothetical protein (encoded by transcript TGME49_220740) has product MTCCRYPSESECPAWDAWANPVAEANDPSSLVSEYAACGVWRPHTVLPFSRMSLVAYLRGQAAEVREETDARACSLLRDTSRPRRDYYCWGHRDEVLIAGSGGTVRAACACPVCDAVASQRSDITLARIVDVLRLAAPQVPVCLGDGRAYCPGAGESECPAWDAWANPVAEANDPSSLVSEYAACGVWRPHTVLPFSRMSLVAYLRGRAEESGWAMIERFVQVRMAAEETEESDVRASCVSRGSVAGDRQRSDVALARIVDVLGVAAPHGSAGTSKESRRAHARMVGLREFWLYSSGVGGLEFAEANDPSSLVSEYAACGVWWPHTVLPFSRMSLVAYLRGWAWEEREETDARACSLFRDTSRAT; this is encoded by the exons ATGACGTGTTGTCGGtatccttcagagagtgagtgtccggcgtgggatgcgtgggccaatccagttgcggaagcgaacgatccgagttcactcgtttcggaatacgccgcttgtggcgtgtggcggccccaCACGGTGCTGCCTTTTTCCCGTATGAGTctcgtcgcgtacctgcGCGGACAG GCGGCGGAGGTaagggaagaaacggacgCGCGGGcgtgttctcttcttcgcgacaCCTCCCGgccacgtagagactactACTGTTggggtcaccgcgatgaggtgttgATAGCTGGCAGTGGAGGCACTGTGAGGGCGGCGTGTGCATGTCCCGTTTGCGACGCGGTCGccagccagaggtccgacatcactctggcacgaattgtcgacgtgttgcggttggcggcgccacaggtcCCCG tctgtctgggaGATGGTCGGGCGTATTGCCcaggcgcgggag agagtgagtgtccggcgtgggatgcgtgggccaatccagttgcggaagcgaacgatccgagttcactcgtttcggaatacgccgcttgtggcgtgtggcggccccacacggtcctgcctttttcccgtatgagtctcgtcgcgtacctgcGCGGACGG GCGGAGGAG TCTGGCTGGGCGATGATCGAGCGTTTTGTTCAGGTCCGGATG GCGgcggaggaaacagaagaatcGGACGTCCGAGCGTCTTGTGTGTCTCGGG GTTCCGTCGCCGGTGACAGGCAGAGGTCCGACGTCgctctggcacgaattgtcgacgtgttgggtgtggcggcgccacatgggTCGGCTGGTACGTCGAAGGAGAGTCGTCGAGCGCATGCCCGGATGG TCGGTCTGCGAGAGTTTTGGCTGTATTCGTCAGGCGTCGGAG GCCTTGAAT ttgcggaagcgaacgatccgagttcactcgtttcggaaTACGCCGCTTGTGGCGTGTGGTGGCCCCACACggtcctgcctttttcccgtatgagtctcgtcgcgtacctgcgcggatgg GCgtgggaggaaagagaagaaacggacgcGCGGGCCTGTTCTCTATTTCGAGACACCTCCCGGgccacgtag
- a CDS encoding hypothetical protein (encoded by transcript TGME49_220730) produces the protein MKEHKCDTRSFLTRSSRQSANILFVSSGRLGFQLMQRHAMACMTDSYQSSNLPRIAWRAPVFAPQAPMCESPCSWSPGHRQDVVNRKNAEHRLLFTCSSPMRFQHQLRGSAIL, from the coding sequence ATGAAGGAACACAAATGTGACACACGTTCGTTTTTGACACGCTCATCCCGTCAGTCCGCCAATATCTTGTTCGTCAGCAGCGGCCGTCTCGGTTTTCAATTAATGCAGCGCCATGCGATGGCATGCATGACAGACTCATATCAATCCAGTAATTTGCCGAGAATAGCTTGGCGTGCTCCAGTCTTTGCACCACAAGCTCCTATGTGTGAGTCTCCTTGTTCGTGGTCCCCCGGTCATCGACAGGATGTTGTCAACCGCAAGAACGCCGAGCATCGACTACTATTCACATGTTCTTCACCCATGCGATTCCAGCACCAACTTCGCGGCAGCGCCATACTCTGA
- a CDS encoding hypothetical protein (encoded by transcript TGME49_220720), giving the protein MIMSLDAEWQHSLVSPKVPCGGVAHWIGDTRSTRNAGEESVVIADDLPQLDACGACVVLSPTTREGVCQMTEAKDAGRHQEASVVQAHVVAAVEGDLESVAVGADERFITMRDTGYSL; this is encoded by the coding sequence ATGATAATGTCGTTGGATGCTGAATGGCAGCATTCCTTGGTTTCGCCCAAAGTGCCATGCGGTGGTGTGGCACATTGGATCGGAGACACGAGGTCGACACGAAATGCTGGGGAAGAAAGTGTTGTTATTGCGGATGACCTCCCGCAGCTGGACGCCTGTGGCGCATGTGTCGTTCTCTCACCTACCACCCGGGAAGGCGTGTGTCAAAtgacggaggcgaaggacgcTGGTCGCCACCAAGAAGCGTCTGTGGTGCAGGCCCACGTCGTAGCCGCTGTCGAAGGGGATCTGGAATCTGTTGCAGTTGGGGCCGACGAGCGCTTCATCACCATGAGGGATACGGGATACTCTCTTTAA